Below is a genomic region from Acetobacter ghanensis.
AGGCTGCCCTAGTCCACGAAAAGCCGTGTTTGTACTTTCTGTTTTCTGTTCCTGTCTTTCCAGCGTGTTAATAACGGTTGTTTCCAACGCATCGGGGGAAACACGCTCACTTTCCGCTTTATGAAAGGTTCTGGCATGTAGAACCGTGTCCCGGAAGGCCTGCCCCAGCTTGTGGAGGACGGTGCTGGGCTTGCGGGGAGACGTGACCATGAACACACATGCCGTGACCACAATACCCGTTGCCACAACGGAGAGGCGGCTCATGGCGGACAGAAAAATGCCGTCAGGGTTGGCAAAAGCTGGCGCCGCAATAATAACAATGGTGTAGCCTGTCAGCACAGCCGCATAAGCGCGGAAAAACCGCAAAAATGTTGCCACCATGCAGGCCAGACCGACAAAAACGGACAAAGCGGCAAAATACAGAACCGGGGACTGCACAAAAACAGCCATAACCCCGACACTGATCGCAGCACCAATGATTGTGCCAATAATACGCCACACACTTTTGGAAACCATGGCCCCAACCGTGGGGTTGGCTACAATCAGCACCGTAGTGGCCGCACTGAGTGGGGATTGGAGCTGGAACACAAAGGCCAGAAAAAGGGCAATACCGATGGAAAGGAACACCCGCGCGGTATAGCCCGCCGTGGCGACAAAGCTGTTCCACTGGGCGTCGTTGGCAAACAGAGCCGGAGCCAAGCGATTGTTGACCCATTGCAGGAGCGTGCCGGGTGCGGCGGGCAGGTCAGATTGTGTGGACATGTTGCGCTTCGAGTAGGGTGGAGAGTGAACGGATAAGAAGATCGGTCTGGCTTGGCGGGAGGGCGCAACGTATCTCCCGCTCCAGATCGGCGGCAATGTGGTGGAACAGCCTGCATTGTTCCTTGCCTGCGTCTGTCAGAAACAGGCGTTTGGCACGGCGGTCCTGTGCATCGGGCTGGCGGATGATGAGCTTCTGTTTTTCCAGCAGGTCGAGAACACGCACCAGGGCCGAGCAGTCTATGTTCATGGTCTGGGCAAGGTCACGCTGGGTGGCGCCTTCTGGCAGCATACGCAGGTAAGCCATGGGCCGCATGACGGCTAGCGTCATACCATGTGGACGCAGGGCGCGGTCCAGACGTGTGCGCCACAGCATTGCCAGACGCATCACCCTGAAGGTGAGAGCCATACCGGGAAAATGCGCTTCGTCCAGCTCAGGCATGGCGCGCGGCTCAGTCATCTTGTCTCACAAATTAGGGTCATTATAGTTGATATAGAAATTATTTGCGCAAAATAAACAAACGCCTCGTCCGGGTCAATCATGTTCCGTGTCTGGTGGTTGTGGGGTGGAGCGTTCGTGCCATCCGGTATGGCTAGGCATCATGGCGGCTGCCTTGAAATGGCGCGGTTTTTGTGCGCATCATCCTGCCACTTGATGGTGCCCCCTGATCCGGGGGTGAAAAGGGAAGATCGGTGCAAGACCGTCGCTGCCCCCGCAACTGTAAGTATTCATCACGTTCCGCCGGGGCTGTGCCTCGGGTCAACCACTGGGTCCTGTCCGGATTCGGGAAGGTGCGGAACGCCGCCGTGCACCAGCCACAGGCTGGAGGGGCTGGGTACAAGCCAGGAGACCTGCCATCACAAGTATGTAAAGCCGTTCCTGCGGGGGCGGTTGTGTTCTGGCGTTGTTTGCTGGCGGGGTGCCCGGCAGGCACGGATGTACCAGATGGTGCATTTTCTTTGCCATATGCGTGGCAGAGGGCTGGTTGTGACTGCCCCATGCCTGCCGTTGTTCCACAAGCTGGAGCAATAGCCTGTTGGAAAGACGCATGACCGCAGAGAGTTCTTCGCTTTCATCCCCCAGTCAGGCCGAGCATGTCGGCTTACCAGTGCTGCATGTGTGCGTTACGTGCAGGCGGGGTGGTCCGGCCATGGACTGCCCGCCGGGTGCGCAGTTGTTGGAACGGTTGCAAACCCTGCTGGCGGCAGAGCAGCAGGCGGGCGAGGCACCTTCCGCCGTATTGCGCTCTGTGGCCTGTCTGGCTGCGTGCGACCGGGGGTGTACGGCGGCCATAGCGATGGAGGGGCGATGGACATGGTTGCTTGGCCATCTGGGAGCAGAAAAAGCAGAAGATATTCTGGCCTATGCGCGTTTATATGCAGCATCCGCCAAAGGGACTGTCATGCCATCCCGCCGTCCCGCATCCCTTGCCAACATGGTGCTGGGGCGCGTGCCCGCACTGCTTTATAATGAACAGGAAGAACCATGACTGCTGCCAAAACACGTGTCCCCGTGACCATTATCACCGGGTTTTTGGGGGCGGGTAAAACCACCTTGCTCCGGCATCTGCTCAACCGCGCACAAGGGCACCGCATTGCCGTAGTGGTGAATGAATTCGGCTCTCTTGGGATTGATGGCGAAATTCTGCGTGGGTGTGGCGTGGAAGGGTGCCGGGAGGAAGATATTGTCGAACTGACCAATGGTTGCCTGTGCTGCACCGTGGCGGATGACTTTTTGCCCACCATGGAAGCCCTGCTGGATCGGGCAGACCCGCCTGAGCACGTTGTGATCGAAACATCGGGGTTGGCGTTACCCAAGCCGCTGCTCAAGGCATTTGGCTGGCCAACCGTGCGCAACCGTATGACGGTGGATGGGGTTGTGGCGGTGGTGGATGCCCCCGCAGTTGCTGCTGGTCGGTTTGCGGATGATCCGCAGGCAGTCGAAGCACAGCGGGCGGAAGATCCCTCCCTCGACCATGACAATCCACTGGCCGAAGTGTTTGAAGACCAGATTAACGCAGCCGATCTGGTGGTGCTGAACAAAACAGACCTGCTGGACGCAGCACAACTGGATGCCGTTGAAAAGGAAATTCGGGAACACGCTCCCCGGCCGGTGCAGATTGTGCGTGCATCTGAAGGAAAAGTGGACCCGGCTGTGCTGCTGGGCATTGGTGCCGCCGCCGAGGGTGATCTGGCTGCCCGCCCCTCGCACCATGATGCGGAAGATGGTGAGCATGAGCATGATGACTTTGAAAGTTTTGTGGTTGTGGTGCCCGAACAGCAGACTGTCGATCAGTTCCTGACTATCCTGCAGGATACGGCGCGCAGGTTTGATGTCCTGCGTATGAAAGGTTTTGCCACAGTCAGCAAAAAGCCCATGCGGCTGGCGGTGCAAGGGGTGGGGAGCCGCTTCAGGCATGAATTTGACCGCCCTGTTGGCCCAACGGAAGAGCGTTCGGGACGGATTGTGGTGATCGGCCAGAAAGGGCTGGACGCAACCGCCATTGCCAAAGCCCTTGCCGGCCAGTTGGCCGCGTAAGAGGCCGGACCATGCACCTTCTGGTTCGGGAAAACCGGACGCTGGATGAGCAGGATAGTGCCGAAGATCTGGGCCTGCCCGGAGCGGACATTGTTGTTCTGTCTTTTACAGAGAGTGACCTGCTAGGGCTGCGTCATGCAGAGCAGCAGATGCGGGCGGAAGGGGTTCTCAACCTGCCCTCCGTGCAGGTAACGGGCCTTGCACGGCTGCGGCACCCCATGTCGATCGACCTGTATGTGGAAAGCACCTTGCAGGAGGCGCGTTGTGTTGTGGTGCGCCTGCTGGGGGGGCTGGACTACTGGCGTTATGGCGCTGAGGAAGTTGCGGCATGGGCACGGGCGCAGAATGTGCCGGTGGTGTTCCTGCCGGGGCACTCAGGTGGTACGGGCCAACCCGTGGGTGGCGCGGCGGATGATGACCGTCTGGCAGCTCTGTCCCACGGGGTATCTGCTGAACAGCGCCAGCGTTTGAATGGCTTTTTTGCACAGGGTGGTCCTAGCAACATGCGGGCTGCCTTACGCCTTATGGCGGTTCTTGCCGGAAGTGGTGAGGACGATGGCGCCCAGCCCGAGCATTTGCCTGCATGGGGACCTTACCGCACCTACCCCGCAAGGCGGGAAGGTAGCCAGAATGGTGGAGCAGCCTGCTCGGCTACAATCGTGTTTTACCGTGCCCATCTTCAGGCGTCAGATATGGCGGGGATGGAGCGGTTGGCGGAGGTGCTGGCCCAGCAGGGCTGTGCGGTAGAGCTGCTGTTTGTCACATCTCTCAAGGATCAGGCGGTCGCACGGGGTGTAACGGAGCATCTGCGCCGCACCAAACCGGATGTGGTGTTGAATGCGACCTGTTTTTCCGCACGGGGAGCACAGGGTTTTTCTCCATTGGATGGAGCGGGCGCGCCTGTGTTGCAGGTGTTGCAGCCCGGTAGCACGCAGGCCTTATGGGCCGAAAGTTCAAGAGGACTAGGGCGTTCGGACCTTGCCATGCAGGTCGTGTTGCCGGAACTGGATGGCACAATAGCCACTTTTCCCATTTCCTTTCGGCAGGAGAGTGCGCCGGGTTTGCCTGCGCAACGCGTTGCGTATGAACCCGGTATTCACATGGTGGCGGCACGGGCCATGGCATGGGCAAGACTGCGGCAGAAGCCCGCGGTGCAAAAGCACGTTGGTATTGTGCTTTCCGACTACCCCGGAGCAGGGCTGGAACAGGCCGGTGCTCATGTGGCCCATGCCGTTGGTCTGGATGGGTTTGCCAGCCTGCATAACATTCTGCTGCACATGCAGCAGCAGGGGTATGCAACCGGCCCGCAGCCCGTGCCAACGGCGGAAGAGCTGGTCCACCTTATGGCGCACAAACCTGCGCAGCCTGTTTTATCCGTGGCGGAGTACCAGTCTCTTAGCGCTGATCTGGATGCTGACTTTATGGCATCGGTTGCAAAAGCATGGGGGCCGCCCGAGCAGGATGCGGCGGTCAAAGACGGAACCTTTTGCCTGCGCTATGCTACGCTGGGTACCATAACGGTTGCCATACAGCCAGATCGGGGGAAGGCGGCGGACCGTAAGGCTATTTATCATGACCCCGATACACCGCCATGCCATGCCTATGTGGCGTTTTACCTGTGGTTACGGCGTGTTCAAAAACTAGATGCGCTGGTGCATCTGGGCACGCATGGCACGTTGGAGTGGTTGCCCGGTAAGGCTGCGGGGCTTTCTCCCGCTTGCGCACCTGCGGTTCTTACAGGTGACCTGCCTGTTATCTACCCCTTTATCGTCAACAATCCGGGGGAGGCCGCAGCGGCCCGCCGCAGGTTGGGTGCAGTCACCATCGGGCATATGACGCC
It encodes:
- a CDS encoding MarR family winged helix-turn-helix transcriptional regulator, translated to MTEPRAMPELDEAHFPGMALTFRVMRLAMLWRTRLDRALRPHGMTLAVMRPMAYLRMLPEGATQRDLAQTMNIDCSALVRVLDLLEKQKLIIRQPDAQDRRAKRLFLTDAGKEQCRLFHHIAADLEREIRCALPPSQTDLLIRSLSTLLEAQHVHTI
- a CDS encoding DUF1636 family protein, with the translated sequence MTAESSSLSSPSQAEHVGLPVLHVCVTCRRGGPAMDCPPGAQLLERLQTLLAAEQQAGEAPSAVLRSVACLAACDRGCTAAIAMEGRWTWLLGHLGAEKAEDILAYARLYAASAKGTVMPSRRPASLANMVLGRVPALLYNEQEEP
- the cobW gene encoding cobalamin biosynthesis protein CobW; this encodes MTAAKTRVPVTIITGFLGAGKTTLLRHLLNRAQGHRIAVVVNEFGSLGIDGEILRGCGVEGCREEDIVELTNGCLCCTVADDFLPTMEALLDRADPPEHVVIETSGLALPKPLLKAFGWPTVRNRMTVDGVVAVVDAPAVAAGRFADDPQAVEAQRAEDPSLDHDNPLAEVFEDQINAADLVVLNKTDLLDAAQLDAVEKEIREHAPRPVQIVRASEGKVDPAVLLGIGAAAEGDLAARPSHHDAEDGEHEHDDFESFVVVVPEQQTVDQFLTILQDTARRFDVLRMKGFATVSKKPMRLAVQGVGSRFRHEFDRPVGPTEERSGRIVVIGQKGLDATAIAKALAGQLAA
- the cobN gene encoding cobaltochelatase subunit CobN, translating into MHLLVRENRTLDEQDSAEDLGLPGADIVVLSFTESDLLGLRHAEQQMRAEGVLNLPSVQVTGLARLRHPMSIDLYVESTLQEARCVVVRLLGGLDYWRYGAEEVAAWARAQNVPVVFLPGHSGGTGQPVGGAADDDRLAALSHGVSAEQRQRLNGFFAQGGPSNMRAALRLMAVLAGSGEDDGAQPEHLPAWGPYRTYPARREGSQNGGAACSATIVFYRAHLQASDMAGMERLAEVLAQQGCAVELLFVTSLKDQAVARGVTEHLRRTKPDVVLNATCFSARGAQGFSPLDGAGAPVLQVLQPGSTQALWAESSRGLGRSDLAMQVVLPELDGTIATFPISFRQESAPGLPAQRVAYEPGIHMVAARAMAWARLRQKPAVQKHVGIVLSDYPGAGLEQAGAHVAHAVGLDGFASLHNILLHMQQQGYATGPQPVPTAEELVHLMAHKPAQPVLSVAEYQSLSADLDADFMASVAKAWGPPEQDAAVKDGTFCLRYATLGTITVAIQPDRGKAADRKAIYHDPDTPPCHAYVAFYLWLRRVQKLDALVHLGTHGTLEWLPGKAAGLSPACAPAVLTGDLPVIYPFIVNNPGEAAAARRRLGAVTIGHMTPPVMQANLSGDMRELERLIDEYAEADGLDPRRGGLLRADILERAARTGVLAESGVHPGELDETEALARLDAYLCDVKDLQIRDGLHVFGQTAPRSTLLVQTIAQACGRQDDPVFVADVARRIDQCGTAEMCALLGALAGQPVAAGPAGAPTRGRVDVLPTGRNLFTVDPRALPTPSAMVLATRMEQLLLTRHLQEHGEPLTRLVMDMWGSASLRTGGEDLALALRLMGVEVQRAEGTGHVCGFEVIPLPVLDRPRVDVTLRISGLFRDAFADQIALFDQAVTAVADRREPEDWNPLAAQAKGLEGDARKRATARIFGAAAGTYGTGIEDHLLHGTWESRADLGAAWLEGSSWMYGGGRDGTRDEAALSALLGQAETVLHVQDNAENDLLESPDIAAHEGGLAAATYLAGGAPSVLHGDTSRPQSPRLRATEEEVARIVRGRLANPQWIAGMQRHGYAGAAELARGLDALHGFAATMPQRFDRQFDLVFAATLGNAECDGFLRKANPAAREAMRQRFAEAMRRGLWHPRGNSVACVLDGNE